In the genome of Cupriavidus taiwanensis, one region contains:
- a CDS encoding putative hydro-lyase, which produces MNQPLQHAASLLPEDPAALRQLIRAGRYHGHTSGLARGHVQANIVILTRDWAYDFLQFCALNRKACPLIDVTDPGDPVFRNLGRDVDIRTDVPMYRVYRNGSAYHETTGITELWRDDFVAFAIGCSFSFEQALLAANVPLKHINLGRNVAMYRTAIETRPAGRLSGKLVVSMRPLKAADAILATEITARYPDVHGAPVHIGDPRLIGIEDIESPDYGDAVPLDADEIPVFWACGVTPQAVIREARPEICITHAPGCMLVTDLDNNRL; this is translated from the coding sequence ATGAACCAGCCGCTCCAGCATGCCGCCTCGCTCCTGCCCGAAGACCCCGCCGCATTGCGCCAGCTGATCCGCGCGGGCCGCTACCACGGCCATACCAGCGGCCTGGCGCGCGGCCACGTGCAGGCCAATATCGTGATCCTGACGCGCGACTGGGCCTATGATTTCCTGCAGTTCTGCGCGCTCAACCGCAAGGCCTGCCCGCTGATCGACGTGACCGATCCGGGCGACCCGGTGTTCCGCAACCTCGGGCGCGATGTCGATATCCGCACCGACGTGCCGATGTACCGGGTCTATCGCAACGGCAGCGCCTACCACGAGACCACCGGCATCACCGAGCTGTGGCGCGACGACTTCGTCGCCTTTGCCATCGGCTGCTCGTTCTCGTTCGAGCAGGCGCTGCTGGCGGCCAACGTGCCGCTCAAGCACATCAACCTGGGCCGCAACGTCGCCATGTACCGCACCGCCATCGAGACCCGCCCGGCCGGCCGGCTGTCGGGCAAGCTGGTGGTGTCGATGCGCCCGCTCAAGGCCGCCGATGCGATCCTGGCCACCGAGATCACCGCGCGCTACCCCGACGTGCACGGCGCGCCCGTGCATATCGGCGACCCGCGGCTGATCGGCATCGAGGATATCGAATCGCCCGACTACGGCGACGCGGTGCCGCTCGACGCCGACGAAATCCCGGTGTTCTGGGCCTGCGGGGTCACGCCCCAGGCGGTGATCCGAGAGGCGCGGCCCGAGATCTGCATCACCCATGCGCCCGGCTGCATGCTGGTGACCGACCTGGACAACAACCGCCTGTAG
- a CDS encoding LysR family transcriptional regulator → MNLRFLETFVWVARLRSFRLTAEKLFSTQASISSRIAVLEEDLGVKLFLRDSRGVTLTPEGQRVLEYAEKMVNTMHHMRQSLDRSRAIAGRVRIGAMDSVIHTWLSTVVKRAMQAYPALEIELTADAALNLCDQLQKGYLDVIFQTDLLRLETVRNVELARYPIRWIVATGSACDRPYASLEELAAERVITFVKNSRPHQDILSLFHLNGVASPRINCVNSVAAMTRLIGDGFGIGAVPPALVRKELVDGTLSVVDVENHPPALDIVASWRIGAGLEVNESIVGLATGVVAEFCAEVGEDMAVAAQPQAAGPHAGS, encoded by the coding sequence ATGAACCTGCGCTTTCTCGAAACCTTCGTCTGGGTGGCCCGCCTGCGCAGCTTCCGCCTGACCGCGGAGAAGCTGTTCAGCACGCAGGCCTCGATCTCCAGCCGCATCGCCGTGCTGGAGGAAGACCTGGGGGTCAAGCTGTTCCTGCGCGATTCGCGCGGCGTCACGCTGACGCCGGAGGGCCAGCGCGTGCTGGAGTACGCCGAGAAGATGGTGAACACCATGCACCATATGCGGCAGTCGCTGGACCGTTCGCGCGCCATCGCGGGGCGGGTGCGCATCGGCGCGATGGATTCCGTGATCCATACCTGGCTCTCGACCGTGGTCAAGCGCGCGATGCAGGCCTACCCGGCGCTGGAGATCGAACTGACCGCCGACGCCGCGCTGAACCTGTGCGACCAGCTGCAGAAGGGTTATCTCGACGTGATCTTCCAGACCGACCTGCTGCGGCTGGAAACGGTGCGCAATGTCGAGCTGGCGCGCTACCCGATCCGCTGGATCGTCGCCACCGGCTCCGCCTGCGACCGACCCTATGCCTCGCTCGAAGAACTCGCCGCCGAACGCGTCATCACCTTCGTCAAGAACTCGCGCCCGCACCAGGACATCCTAAGCCTGTTCCACCTGAACGGCGTGGCCTCGCCGCGCATCAACTGCGTGAACTCGGTGGCGGCGATGACCCGGCTGATCGGCGACGGCTTCGGCATCGGCGCGGTGCCGCCGGCACTGGTGCGCAAGGAGCTGGTCGACGGCACGCTGTCGGTGGTGGACGTGGAGAACCATCCGCCCGCGCTCGACATCGTCGCCTCGTGGCGCATCGGCGCGGGGCTGGAGGTCAACGAGTCGATCGTCGGGCTGGCCACCGGCGTGGTGGCGGAGTTCTGTGCCGAGGTGGGCGAAGACATGGCGGTGGCGGCGCAGCCGCAAGCCGCGGGGCCCCACGCGGGCTCGTAG
- a CDS encoding SRPBCC family protein, with protein sequence MSMLARLTLSTLRLAVPALLLAWQAPAHAQLIPVERSVEVLADPARVWELAGGYCAVPDWDSLYKDCRVVLGSGSPGTVRRMAHKAGGLPAVDVLTDRGPFSYSYRKLSSHTRGRLQATPGQDVGTTHVSWQMWLDPSAVPDGARAEYPAALGDDMLAALQRLKAQAEAAQHEAEEEAARGPALIPPRQPPTPSQPSPLGA encoded by the coding sequence ATGTCAATGCTTGCCCGCCTGACCCTTTCCACGCTCCGGCTCGCCGTGCCTGCGCTGCTGTTGGCGTGGCAGGCGCCGGCGCACGCGCAGCTGATCCCTGTGGAGCGCTCGGTCGAGGTGCTGGCTGATCCGGCGCGCGTTTGGGAGCTGGCCGGAGGCTACTGCGCGGTGCCGGACTGGGACAGCCTCTACAAGGACTGCCGCGTGGTGCTGGGCAGCGGCAGCCCGGGCACGGTACGCCGCATGGCCCACAAGGCCGGCGGCCTGCCGGCGGTCGACGTGCTGACCGACAGGGGGCCGTTCTCCTACAGCTACCGCAAGCTCTCCAGCCATACGCGCGGGCGGCTGCAAGCCACGCCGGGGCAGGACGTGGGCACCACGCACGTGAGCTGGCAGATGTGGCTGGACCCGTCGGCCGTACCCGACGGCGCGCGCGCCGAGTACCCGGCGGCGCTGGGCGACGACATGCTGGCCGCGCTGCAGCGCCTGAAGGCGCAGGCCGAAGCGGCGCAGCATGAGGCCGAAGAGGAGGCCGCGCGCGGTCCGGCACTGATCCCGCCGCGCCAGCCGCCGACGCCGTCGCAGCCGTCGCCGCTGGGGGCGTGA
- a CDS encoding MFS transporter: METQIGSIQSPQPSSPASAEAAPSRGFFSWYRDITANERRTFWSCKVGYALDAMDTQFLSFVIPTLIATWGISRADAGFIGTATLLTSAAGGWVAGILSDRIGRVRTLQLTILWFAFFTFLCGLAQNYEQLLVARALMGFGFGGEWTAGAVLIGEAIRAQDRGKAVGMVQAGWAVGWGLAALLYALVFSLLPAETAWRVLFLIGLLPAVFVIVLRRLVKEPEVYTEHKAREAQASEKTSFAAIFSPRLISITLRAALLTTGAQGGYYAITTWLPTFLKTERGLTVLGTGGYLAMVIVGSYIGYVTSAYLTDRIGRKRNFILFALGSMTIALAYTHIPVNDTVMLLLGFPLGFFASGIFAGMGAFLTELFPTSVRGSGQGFCYNVGRAIGAFFPFLIGHVSQQMSLGHAIGIFAAAAYGVLILAALTLPETRGKALEA, from the coding sequence ATGGAAACGCAGATCGGCAGTATCCAGAGCCCCCAGCCGTCATCGCCCGCCAGCGCCGAGGCAGCACCGTCGCGCGGCTTTTTCTCCTGGTACCGCGACATCACCGCCAATGAACGCCGCACCTTCTGGAGCTGCAAGGTCGGCTATGCGCTCGACGCCATGGACACGCAGTTCCTGAGCTTTGTCATCCCCACGCTGATCGCCACCTGGGGCATCAGCCGTGCCGACGCCGGCTTTATCGGCACCGCCACGCTGCTGACTTCAGCCGCGGGCGGTTGGGTCGCGGGCATCCTGTCCGACCGCATCGGCCGCGTGCGCACGCTGCAGCTGACGATCCTGTGGTTCGCCTTCTTCACCTTCCTGTGCGGGCTGGCGCAGAACTATGAACAGCTGCTGGTGGCGCGCGCGCTGATGGGCTTCGGCTTCGGCGGCGAATGGACCGCCGGCGCGGTGCTGATCGGCGAGGCCATCCGCGCGCAGGACCGCGGCAAGGCGGTGGGCATGGTGCAGGCCGGCTGGGCCGTGGGCTGGGGCCTGGCGGCGCTGCTCTATGCGCTGGTGTTTTCGCTGCTGCCGGCCGAGACCGCATGGCGCGTGCTGTTTCTGATCGGGCTGCTGCCGGCGGTGTTCGTGATCGTGCTGCGCCGCCTGGTGAAGGAGCCGGAGGTCTATACCGAGCACAAGGCGCGCGAGGCACAGGCCAGCGAGAAAACCTCGTTCGCCGCGATCTTCTCCCCGCGCCTGATCAGCATCACGCTGCGCGCGGCGCTGCTGACCACCGGCGCGCAGGGCGGCTACTATGCCATCACCACCTGGCTGCCGACCTTCCTCAAGACCGAGCGCGGCCTGACCGTGCTGGGCACCGGCGGCTACCTGGCGATGGTGATCGTCGGCTCCTATATCGGCTACGTCACCAGCGCCTACCTGACCGACCGCATCGGCCGCAAGCGCAATTTCATCCTGTTCGCGCTGGGCTCGATGACGATCGCGCTGGCCTACACGCACATCCCCGTCAACGACACCGTGATGCTGCTGCTGGGCTTTCCGCTGGGCTTCTTTGCCTCGGGCATCTTCGCCGGCATGGGCGCGTTCCTGACCGAGCTGTTCCCGACCAGCGTGCGCGGCTCCGGCCAGGGCTTCTGCTACAACGTGGGCCGCGCCATCGGCGCGTTCTTCCCGTTCCTGATCGGCCATGTCAGCCAGCAGATGTCGCTGGGCCACGCCATCGGCATCTTTGCCGCGGCCGCGTATGGCGTGCTGATCCTGGCCGCACTGACGCTGCCGGAAACGCGCGGCAAGGCACTGGAAGCGTAA
- a CDS encoding helix-turn-helix transcriptional regulator: MIKDVEVVPYRDAGASGHGTAATAARPARPATAPGSAPALVANNGIKVFGERHLVPVRQRVRHGATPGLVTALQAEPTHEGRSAVMQSAIRAIGFDWLGYATAAHVGGQLQPRTFFESYSPPGWRERYFRERYYEIDPRTPQPGTFCLPTVWDADDLAQTPLGNVPPLRRRRFLEDLRDAGVRSGIFLNLPMPGNSEFVLISFMSGIESRRWIGDSVVGQALAMGLALHEFLTCHVEIPAFAGRHREGLSEVQRDILACLAQGLSDKEIARRMDMSIFNVDYHMRRLRSHFGVRNRVQLASAATLLRPPGAPLSVDRDKDAAGVIAA, encoded by the coding sequence ATGATCAAAGATGTGGAAGTCGTGCCGTACCGTGACGCGGGGGCGTCCGGGCATGGCACCGCAGCAACCGCCGCACGCCCCGCCCGCCCGGCCACCGCGCCTGGCAGCGCCCCGGCACTGGTGGCCAACAACGGCATCAAGGTATTCGGCGAGCGCCACCTGGTGCCGGTCAGGCAGCGCGTGCGCCATGGCGCCACCCCCGGACTGGTGACCGCGCTGCAGGCCGAGCCGACCCACGAAGGCCGCAGCGCCGTGATGCAGTCCGCGATCCGCGCGATCGGCTTCGACTGGCTGGGCTACGCCACCGCCGCCCATGTCGGCGGCCAGCTGCAGCCGCGCACCTTCTTTGAAAGCTATTCCCCGCCAGGCTGGCGCGAGCGCTATTTCCGCGAGCGCTACTACGAGATCGACCCGCGCACGCCGCAGCCGGGCACCTTCTGCCTGCCCACCGTGTGGGACGCCGACGACCTGGCGCAGACGCCGCTGGGCAACGTGCCGCCGCTGCGCCGCCGCCGCTTCCTGGAGGACCTGCGCGACGCCGGCGTGCGCAGCGGCATCTTCCTCAACCTGCCGATGCCGGGCAACAGCGAGTTCGTGCTGATCAGCTTTATGTCGGGCATCGAAAGCCGGCGCTGGATCGGCGATTCCGTGGTGGGCCAGGCGCTGGCGATGGGGCTGGCGCTGCATGAATTCCTGACCTGCCACGTGGAGATTCCCGCGTTTGCCGGGCGCCATCGCGAAGGCCTGTCGGAGGTGCAGCGCGATATCCTTGCGTGCCTGGCGCAGGGGCTGTCGGACAAGGAGATCGCGCGGCGCATGGACATGTCGATCTTCAACGTCGATTACCACATGCGCCGGCTGCGCAGCCACTTCGGCGTGCGCAACCGGGTGCAGCTGGCCAGCGCGGCGACATTGCTGCGGCCGCCGGGGGCACCGCTGTCGGTGGACAGGGACAAGGATGCGGCGGGGGTGATTGCGGCCTAG
- a CDS encoding EscU/YscU/HrcU family type III secretion system export apparatus switch protein has product MSDSEKSLEATRRKLDEARKRGEVPRSSDVTSAVVFLGVLAGLWLLGRYFVRLFQALWHSAMGSVPQHLADQQMLVLGEAAARFLLMGVLPIVALALVCGIVGAFLQVGPLVAFEQIKPDLARLNPAEGLKRMFAVRNLVNLAKILVKIALLAGLVYVLALGAIEDGVRTGYARPAEILLLVAYIILRMCCWAAVIYLVMAVVDYVHERHQFMKRQRMSVDEYRREYKETQGDPIMAGRRRAAFFEAAFFGVSERVRVSTAVVYSTQYAVALRYDGPGTLPRVVAKGSGQVAARIRQAAADYLVPSAFDSDLAQRLYLNVPLDRFIDRTLFERVAELMRWAKGEE; this is encoded by the coding sequence ATGAGCGACAGCGAAAAGAGCCTCGAGGCAACCCGGCGCAAGCTGGACGAGGCGCGCAAGCGCGGCGAGGTGCCGCGCAGCAGCGACGTCACCTCGGCGGTGGTGTTCCTCGGCGTGCTGGCGGGCCTGTGGCTGCTGGGCCGTTATTTCGTGCGGCTGTTCCAGGCCTTGTGGCACAGCGCCATGGGCAGCGTGCCGCAGCACCTGGCGGACCAGCAAATGCTGGTGCTGGGCGAGGCCGCGGCGCGCTTCCTGCTGATGGGCGTGCTGCCGATCGTTGCGCTGGCGCTGGTATGCGGCATCGTCGGCGCGTTCCTGCAGGTGGGCCCGCTGGTGGCGTTCGAGCAGATCAAGCCAGACCTGGCGCGGCTGAACCCGGCCGAGGGCCTGAAGCGCATGTTCGCCGTGCGCAACCTGGTGAACCTGGCCAAGATCCTGGTCAAGATCGCGCTGCTGGCCGGGCTGGTCTATGTGCTGGCGCTGGGCGCGATCGAGGATGGCGTGCGCACCGGCTATGCCCGCCCCGCCGAAATCCTGCTGCTGGTCGCCTACATCATCCTGCGCATGTGCTGCTGGGCCGCGGTGATCTACCTGGTGATGGCGGTGGTGGACTACGTGCACGAGCGCCACCAGTTCATGAAGCGCCAGCGCATGAGCGTCGACGAGTACCGCCGCGAATACAAGGAGACCCAGGGCGACCCGATCATGGCCGGGCGCCGCCGCGCGGCCTTCTTCGAGGCCGCGTTCTTCGGCGTCAGCGAACGGGTGCGGGTGTCGACCGCGGTGGTGTATTCCACCCAGTACGCGGTGGCGCTGCGCTATGACGGCCCCGGCACGCTGCCGCGGGTGGTGGCCAAGGGCAGCGGCCAGGTGGCGGCGCGCATCCGCCAGGCCGCGGCGGACTACCTGGTGCCGTCTGCGTTCGATTCGGACCTGGCGCAGCGGCTGTATTTGAATGTTCCGCTGGACCGGTTTATCGACCGGACCTTGTTCGAGCGGGTGGCGGAGTTGATGCGGTGGGCGAAGGGGGAGGAGTGA
- the sctT gene encoding type III secretion system export apparatus subunit SctT, with product MPEMQGELLDPALLFQWGREVIMPIVMVMPRLLTAFTVLPFLSQQAIPGVARNGIVLAIALFVSPGARIDLDAVAGGLWLVLIFKEAFIGLLLGMAFGLFFVALQMIGELIDFQTGSGNATFFDPVTQQEDGPMENLLSHFGIALFAALGGFIAMTGVIVESFAFWPVMSFGPEMSLASMGFANLYAGTLFSWVVKLAAPILLLLVIVELGFALIARFVPQFDVFQFAQPVKISVAFLMLVLMLAVMVDTLQGFLRPDNILIEMLRRGAAR from the coding sequence ATGCCTGAGATGCAAGGCGAACTGCTCGATCCCGCCTTGCTGTTCCAGTGGGGACGCGAGGTCATCATGCCGATCGTGATGGTGATGCCGCGGCTGCTGACGGCGTTCACGGTGCTGCCGTTCCTGTCGCAGCAGGCCATCCCCGGGGTGGCGCGCAACGGCATCGTGCTGGCCATTGCGCTGTTCGTGTCGCCCGGCGCGCGCATCGACCTGGACGCCGTTGCAGGTGGGCTGTGGCTGGTGCTGATCTTCAAGGAAGCCTTCATCGGGCTGCTGCTGGGCATGGCGTTCGGCCTGTTCTTCGTGGCCCTGCAGATGATCGGCGAGCTGATCGACTTCCAGACCGGCTCGGGCAATGCCACCTTCTTCGATCCTGTGACGCAGCAGGAGGACGGGCCCATGGAGAACCTGCTGTCGCACTTCGGCATCGCGCTGTTCGCGGCGCTGGGCGGCTTTATCGCCATGACCGGCGTGATCGTGGAGTCGTTCGCGTTCTGGCCGGTGATGTCGTTCGGGCCGGAGATGTCGCTGGCGTCGATGGGCTTTGCCAACCTCTACGCCGGCACGCTGTTCTCGTGGGTGGTCAAGCTGGCCGCGCCAATCCTGCTGCTGCTGGTGATCGTCGAGCTGGGCTTTGCGCTGATCGCGCGCTTCGTGCCGCAGTTCGACGTGTTCCAGTTCGCGCAGCCGGTCAAGATCTCGGTGGCGTTCCTGATGCTGGTGCTGATGCTGGCGGTGATGGTGGATACGCTGCAGGGCTTCCTGCGCCCGGACAATATCCTGATCGAGATGCTGCGCCGGGGCGCGGCACGCTAG
- a CDS encoding flagellar FliJ family protein — MTAGRADPRLGQLEAVRQRRQEEALRALQQHRAQVMAGLRQAEAAQQAVQAALDERAAFIERLRQGASQGGVSVSGLLDAQGWQNAFDARIARANANLATVLDDVAQRRAAFDAARRALLRAQARLDGARELALRERRALRAGAGRREDEAIDEAAARAWHADRHDARHA, encoded by the coding sequence ATGACGGCCGGCCGCGCCGACCCACGGCTGGGCCAGCTGGAGGCGGTGCGGCAGCGCCGCCAGGAAGAGGCGCTACGCGCGCTGCAGCAGCATCGCGCGCAGGTGATGGCCGGGCTGCGGCAGGCCGAGGCCGCACAGCAGGCGGTGCAGGCCGCATTGGACGAGCGCGCGGCGTTCATCGAACGCCTGCGGCAGGGCGCATCGCAGGGCGGGGTGTCGGTATCGGGGTTGCTCGATGCGCAGGGCTGGCAGAACGCCTTCGACGCCCGCATTGCCCGCGCCAATGCCAACCTGGCCACGGTGCTGGACGACGTGGCGCAGCGGCGCGCCGCCTTCGACGCGGCCCGCCGCGCGCTGCTGCGCGCCCAGGCGCGGCTGGACGGCGCGCGCGAGCTGGCGCTGCGCGAGCGCCGCGCGCTGCGCGCTGGGGCCGGGCGGCGCGAGGACGAGGCCATCGACGAAGCCGCGGCGCGCGCCTGGCACGCTGACCGGCATGACGCGCGCCATGCCTGA
- a CDS encoding FliI/YscN family ATPase has translation MSSELPASDIEAALQHAAADLERAFEHFTPVAMRGRVSKAVGMLINATGIQAHVGELCQLVTPGEPPLLAEVVGFVQQTALLTPLGRTTGVSALTEVIPSAHGHQCPAGAALLGRVLDALGEPIDGKGALDGVARVPVDNEPPDPLTRRLIREPLATGVRAIDGLLTLGEGQRVGIFAPPGVGKSTLLGMLARGASSDVNVVALVGERGREVREFIEYNLGPDGMARTVLVVSTSDRSPMERVRCAYTATAIAEHFRDQGRRVLLLVDSLTRLARAQREIGLASGEPPTRRSYPPSVFSMLPQLLERAGTGVQGSITAAYTVLTEGEDDSDPIAEEVRSILDGHIVLSRKLASAGQYPPVDVLQSVSRVMPQVAAGAHARDAARLRQLLARYQELELLLQIGEYRPGADPVADAAVAAMPDIRAYLAQPAARLDTFAGAVDKLARAVRVPEPAAAAGEAR, from the coding sequence ATGTCCAGCGAACTCCCTGCCTCCGATATCGAAGCCGCGCTGCAGCATGCCGCCGCCGACCTCGAACGCGCATTCGAACACTTCACGCCCGTGGCGATGCGCGGGCGCGTCAGCAAGGCGGTTGGCATGCTGATCAACGCCACCGGCATCCAGGCCCACGTGGGCGAGCTGTGCCAGCTGGTCACGCCCGGCGAGCCGCCGCTGCTGGCCGAGGTGGTCGGTTTCGTGCAGCAGACCGCGCTGCTCACGCCGCTGGGGCGCACCACCGGCGTATCGGCGCTGACCGAGGTCATCCCATCCGCCCATGGCCACCAGTGCCCGGCCGGCGCCGCGCTGCTGGGCCGCGTGCTGGACGCGCTGGGCGAGCCCATCGACGGCAAGGGCGCGCTCGACGGCGTGGCGCGGGTGCCGGTGGACAACGAACCGCCCGACCCGCTCACGCGCCGCCTGATCCGCGAGCCGCTGGCCACCGGGGTGCGCGCCATCGATGGCCTGCTGACGCTGGGCGAGGGCCAGCGGGTGGGCATCTTCGCGCCGCCGGGCGTGGGCAAGAGCACCTTGCTGGGGATGCTGGCGCGCGGCGCGTCCAGCGATGTCAACGTGGTCGCGCTGGTGGGCGAGCGCGGCCGCGAGGTGCGCGAGTTCATCGAATACAACCTGGGCCCCGACGGCATGGCGCGCACGGTGCTGGTGGTGTCGACCTCCGACCGCTCGCCGATGGAGCGCGTGCGCTGCGCCTATACCGCCACCGCGATCGCCGAGCATTTCCGCGACCAGGGCCGGCGCGTGCTGCTGCTGGTCGATTCGCTGACGCGGCTGGCGCGCGCGCAGCGCGAGATCGGCCTGGCCAGCGGCGAGCCGCCGACGCGGCGCAGCTATCCGCCGTCCGTGTTCTCGATGCTGCCGCAGCTGCTGGAGCGCGCCGGCACCGGCGTGCAGGGCTCGATCACCGCGGCGTATACCGTGCTGACCGAAGGCGAGGACGACAGCGATCCCATTGCCGAAGAGGTGCGCTCGATCCTCGATGGACATATCGTGCTGTCGCGCAAGCTGGCCAGCGCCGGCCAGTATCCGCCGGTGGACGTGCTGCAGTCGGTCAGCCGGGTGATGCCGCAGGTGGCGGCCGGCGCGCACGCGCGCGACGCGGCGCGGCTGCGCCAGCTGCTGGCCCGGTACCAGGAGCTGGAGCTGCTGCTGCAGATCGGCGAGTATCGGCCCGGCGCCGACCCGGTCGCCGACGCCGCCGTGGCCGCGATGCCGGATATCCGCGCCTACCTGGCGCAGCCGGCGGCGCGGCTCGATACCTTCGCCGGCGCCGTCGACAAGCTGGCGCGGGCAGTGCGCGTACCGGAGCCCGCAGCTGCTGCGGGAGAAGCGCGATGA
- the sctL gene encoding type III secretion system stator protein SctL has product MALAFLITSENLQLLSERKVLKEAEYAALLDAAAVIESARSEAVRIRSEAQREAEERRQHGYREGWARAHADHAAAQVSTAAEAERQLGAMRRTMAEIVMKAVQQIAGELDPDIILEVALQRVEALVRAEPFITIQIPLGREQAVRSLLDRLAETQEWPRRANVVVEPGLEPDACRIQTPSGTMEVGLQAQLEAFARRLRVG; this is encoded by the coding sequence ATGGCACTGGCTTTTCTGATCACCAGCGAAAACCTGCAGCTGCTGTCCGAGCGCAAGGTGCTCAAGGAGGCCGAGTATGCCGCCTTGCTCGACGCCGCCGCGGTGATCGAGTCCGCGCGCAGCGAGGCCGTGCGCATCCGCAGCGAAGCCCAGCGCGAGGCCGAGGAACGGCGCCAGCATGGCTACCGCGAAGGCTGGGCGCGCGCGCACGCCGACCATGCCGCCGCACAGGTCAGCACCGCCGCCGAGGCCGAGCGCCAGCTGGGCGCGATGCGCCGCACCATGGCCGAGATCGTGATGAAGGCGGTGCAGCAGATCGCCGGCGAGCTCGACCCCGACATCATCCTGGAGGTGGCGCTGCAGCGCGTCGAGGCGCTGGTGCGGGCCGAGCCCTTCATCACCATCCAGATCCCGCTGGGCCGCGAGCAGGCCGTGCGCAGCCTGCTCGACCGGCTGGCCGAGACGCAGGAGTGGCCGCGCCGCGCCAACGTGGTGGTCGAGCCGGGGCTGGAACCCGATGCCTGCCGTATCCAGACCCCCTCAGGCACCATGGAAGTGGGCCTGCAGGCCCAGCTCGAAGCCTTTGCGCGCCGGCTGCGGGTGGGCTGA
- a CDS encoding type III secretion system protein SctK: MTLLSTVAAAEAAPGAYLPGALAAALAPAPPALPDPALARAVADLAQRPLAHLHPSWLPADWPLAWRRADRFGRAAADVLAQPLGLGAEGDRDAAIHRLLQAPPSLARLVLMPRSDLRLLAWWLGLAVHQAGFASERRMLPAQLADSIAPLPGALAAPLIGSAPRAMRRAARRLDRHAVAFILKRVPALPALPMNLAPLRAHPPGAGRLMAERGYRLLCGLLAAEARHEASAAPLVQALRRKFPRRLAALSPAPLTPAQAAQLRELLLLNLIPERFPAWHWLF, encoded by the coding sequence TTGACGCTGCTATCCACCGTTGCCGCCGCCGAGGCTGCGCCTGGCGCCTACCTGCCCGGCGCGCTGGCCGCCGCGTTGGCACCCGCGCCGCCGGCATTGCCGGATCCGGCGCTGGCGCGCGCGGTGGCCGACCTGGCGCAGCGGCCGCTGGCGCATCTGCATCCCAGCTGGCTGCCGGCGGACTGGCCGCTGGCCTGGCGCCGCGCGGACCGCTTCGGCCGCGCCGCCGCCGACGTGCTCGCGCAGCCGCTGGGCCTCGGCGCGGAGGGCGACCGTGACGCCGCGATCCACCGCCTGCTCCAGGCGCCGCCCTCGCTGGCGCGGCTGGTGCTGATGCCGCGCAGCGACCTGCGCCTGCTGGCGTGGTGGCTGGGCCTGGCGGTGCACCAGGCGGGTTTTGCCAGCGAGCGCCGCATGCTGCCGGCGCAGCTGGCCGACAGCATCGCGCCGCTGCCCGGTGCGCTGGCGGCGCCGCTGATCGGCAGCGCGCCGCGCGCGATGCGCCGTGCCGCGCGCCGGCTCGACCGCCACGCCGTGGCCTTTATCCTGAAGCGCGTGCCGGCGCTGCCGGCGCTGCCGATGAACCTGGCGCCGCTGCGCGCGCACCCGCCCGGCGCCGGCCGGCTGATGGCCGAGCGCGGCTATCGGCTCCTGTGCGGGCTGCTGGCTGCCGAGGCGCGCCACGAAGCCTCCGCGGCGCCGCTGGTGCAAGCGCTGCGGCGCAAGTTTCCCCGGCGCCTGGCGGCGTTGTCGCCGGCACCGCTGACCCCGGCGCAGGCCGCGCAGCTGCGCGAGCTGCTGCTGCTCAACCTGATCCCCGAACGGTTCCCGGCATGGCACTGGCTTTTCTGA